A genomic window from Salvia splendens isolate huo1 chromosome 11, SspV2, whole genome shotgun sequence includes:
- the LOC121755491 gene encoding uncharacterized protein LOC121755491 has protein sequence MAQRYYALMRNRYSSERDHPVERYRDYEWDGELFLMTYVTEFYSKWMNAYAYGGATHHEGIQKLIHTLPSPWSEWTAQVSQFFIWYSPLDYTARGDLVGLIKVLLPAMTAAFDGPPRDPPPHIYPPGTARMRKYRCDEEPRVSRVPKTRRLGMRVAAPQRSNREVNGRFGMTPPPAGVEEESEEDDPEEEDPVEEEDPIRESVGETEEKEDEDGRD, from the coding sequence ATGGCCCAACGGTATTATGCTCTGATGCGTAATCGCTACTCCAGCGAAAGGGACCACCCGGTTGAGCGCTACCGAGATTACGAGTGGGACGGGGAGCTCTTCCTCATGACCTACGTCACCGAGTTTTACAGTAAATGGATGAACGCCTATGCATATGGGGGAGCTACCCATCACGAGGGGAtccaaaagctcatccacactcTACCATCTCCTTGGAGCGAGTGGACCGCTCAGGTGTCTCAGTTTTTCATATGGTATAGCCCGCTCGATTACACCGCGCGAGGGGATTTGGTTGGCCTTATAAAGGTGCTGCTTCCGGCCATGACAGCGGCATTTGATGGACCGCCACGTGATccacctccacatatctatccgCCGGGTACAGCCCGCATGCGGAAGTATCGATGCGACGAGGAGCCACGCGTCTCCCGTGTTCCTAAGACAAGGAGACTCGGGATGCGTGTCGCAGCCCCTCAAAGAAGCAACAGAGAGGTCAATGGGAGGTTTGGGATGACCCCTCCACCTGCGGGTGTCGAGGAGGAAAGTGAGGAAGATGATCCCGAGGAAGAGGATCCCGTAGAGGAGGAGGACCCAATTAGAGAGAGCGTTGGAGAGACCGAGGAGAAGGAAGATGAGGATGGAAGGGATTAA